Proteins from a genomic interval of Polaribacter sejongensis:
- a CDS encoding FG-GAP-like repeat-containing protein: MKNLILLVLFVFTFSVTTSCKNNNILSNSIEVSTDNPEILNYKVEGNLTKKIILTINNPSAYASLSVFVNDELLMDDFNIPKKGIQNLTSVIRFPKIGDVKIRFQALDENLTISSLYFEEVSALEIPVFKDISVQAGLDKVSSLKYGGPSIADIDNDGDYDFIANNHNAETSKIYWNNGDGTVTKHNKDLARWFKHDLHGTSLGDYDNDGDLDLVLEEGGGNGAIPTRLNFYLNENNKFIMYTGDVGVEKGGRGRSTRWIDADLDGDLDLLIINESSLKFDKPQHFFYENNGDRTFKYRSVKGLEDVDESRVLVTDFNNDNIDDIIFYGPLTLWKGNGDFTFTDVSALIPDEVRSSKQIMAVTDIDIDNDGDLDLYLAQGMIFEHGKGETPSVDFNPITKELAIKTRGYKGADVFSFTAENKIKLHKYYYLAQGAILGKDYPIFLGENKVSKIVNSGDELEISPEEAKGWADDISKNGFYIGYLGNNEWKATLVRDGNFFWQYRFSLSGVTSVTPDFIPQNRNNADVLLRNDGDIFTDVSKAWNIPKGGNALGVTTGDFNNDSHQDLFVYRWGRVGARISDYMLLNTGNNSFETTTMHGANDVGGPGNGDMGQAFDFDLDGQLDLLNGSENGEWYLYNNQTKSDNKHVTIKVGYSPKSNVDPISAEVIVKTADNEYRKRVGSAGEIFSQSLMNIVHFGLGNESEIKSIKVRWRNGETVAFKNKEANNIYNTDYVNIDSNKNSPVTSISFKTEKIELYKGKNKTLDVSVLPKNKTNSEIIWTSSNTNILTVDKNGNANPIKPGKAIVKASSKDNSISSEIKVTVAPYTAPYVKILNKEKYGNHQIKVSDNLKVTVKYHAGSGNKVISADEGGIRFWLRHFKSKWIPVKDVVLVNKDALKTTSGTANMTFSLKDYIPSNQLQENHFYQLRVTFTSSDGDMYEDEILPLEIVSK, encoded by the coding sequence ATGAAAAATTTAATATTACTAGTTTTATTTGTATTTACGTTTAGTGTTACTACTTCTTGTAAAAACAATAACATTCTTTCAAATTCAATAGAAGTCTCTACTGATAATCCAGAAATTCTAAATTATAAAGTTGAAGGAAACTTAACAAAAAAAATCATTCTTACTATTAATAATCCATCAGCATATGCAAGTTTAAGTGTTTTTGTAAATGATGAGCTTTTAATGGATGACTTTAATATACCAAAGAAAGGAATTCAGAATTTAACGAGTGTAATTCGTTTTCCTAAAATTGGTGATGTAAAAATTCGTTTTCAAGCTTTAGATGAAAATTTAACGATAAGCAGTCTGTATTTTGAAGAGGTGTCAGCATTAGAAATTCCTGTTTTTAAAGATATTTCTGTACAAGCAGGATTAGATAAAGTGAGTTCATTAAAATATGGAGGACCATCAATAGCAGATATAGATAATGATGGAGATTATGATTTTATTGCAAACAACCATAATGCAGAAACGAGTAAGATATATTGGAATAATGGAGATGGTACAGTAACAAAACATAACAAAGACCTTGCAAGATGGTTTAAACATGATTTGCATGGTACTTCTCTTGGGGATTATGACAATGATGGCGATTTAGATCTTGTTTTAGAAGAAGGAGGTGGTAATGGAGCTATTCCTACTAGGCTTAATTTCTACCTTAATGAAAATAATAAATTTATTATGTACACTGGTGATGTAGGTGTAGAAAAAGGAGGTAGAGGGCGCAGTACTAGATGGATAGACGCAGATTTAGATGGGGATCTTGATTTATTAATCATTAACGAGTCGAGTTTGAAATTTGATAAACCACAACATTTTTTTTATGAAAATAACGGAGATAGAACTTTTAAATATAGATCTGTAAAAGGACTCGAAGATGTTGACGAATCACGAGTTTTGGTAACCGATTTTAATAACGATAATATTGACGATATTATTTTTTACGGCCCTTTAACGTTGTGGAAAGGAAATGGAGATTTTACATTTACAGATGTATCAGCGTTAATTCCAGACGAAGTTCGTTCTTCAAAACAAATCATGGCTGTTACGGACATTGATATTGATAATGACGGGGATTTAGATTTGTATTTGGCTCAAGGAATGATCTTTGAACATGGAAAAGGAGAAACTCCTTCCGTAGATTTTAATCCTATTACAAAAGAATTAGCCATAAAAACTAGAGGTTATAAAGGTGCTGATGTTTTTAGTTTTACAGCTGAAAACAAAATTAAATTACATAAATATTATTACTTGGCGCAAGGAGCTATTTTAGGTAAAGATTATCCTATTTTTTTAGGGGAAAATAAGGTCTCAAAAATTGTAAATTCTGGTGATGAGTTAGAAATTAGCCCAGAAGAAGCAAAAGGATGGGCAGATGATATTTCTAAAAATGGATTCTATATCGGTTATTTAGGAAACAATGAATGGAAGGCAACTTTGGTTCGTGATGGTAATTTCTTTTGGCAATACAGATTTAGTCTTTCTGGTGTAACAAGTGTTACTCCAGATTTTATTCCGCAGAACAGAAATAATGCCGATGTTTTATTAAGAAACGATGGAGATATATTTACAGATGTTTCTAAAGCTTGGAATATTCCTAAAGGAGGAAACGCTTTAGGTGTTACAACTGGAGATTTTAATAATGACAGTCATCAAGATTTATTTGTGTATCGTTGGGGTAGAGTAGGAGCAAGAATTTCTGATTATATGTTATTAAATACAGGTAATAATTCTTTTGAAACAACAACAATGCATGGAGCAAATGATGTTGGTGGACCAGGGAATGGAGATATGGGGCAAGCTTTTGATTTTGATTTAGATGGGCAATTAGATTTATTAAATGGTAGTGAAAACGGAGAATGGTATTTGTACAATAATCAAACAAAGTCAGACAACAAGCATGTAACTATTAAAGTAGGTTATTCTCCAAAATCTAATGTGGATCCTATTTCTGCAGAAGTTATTGTAAAAACAGCTGATAATGAATATAGAAAAAGAGTTGGTTCTGCAGGAGAAATATTTTCCCAAAGTTTAATGAACATTGTACATTTTGGATTGGGAAATGAATCTGAAATAAAAAGTATTAAAGTTAGATGGAGAAATGGAGAAACTGTAGCGTTTAAAAACAAAGAAGCGAACAATATTTACAATACTGATTATGTAAATATTGATTCTAATAAAAACTCACCAGTTACTTCAATCTCTTTTAAAACAGAAAAAATAGAATTATATAAAGGGAAAAATAAAACTCTAGACGTAAGCGTTTTACCAAAAAATAAGACCAATTCTGAAATTATTTGGACATCTAGTAATACAAATATTCTTACTGTTGATAAAAATGGTAATGCAAACCCAATTAAACCAGGAAAAGCAATTGTAAAAGCATCTTCAAAAGACAATTCTATTTCATCAGAAATTAAAGTTACGGTTGCTCCTTATACTGCACCTTATGTTAAAATTCTAAACAAGGAAAAGTATGGGAATCACCAGATAAAAGTGAGTGATAATTTAAAAGTGACTGTTAAATATCATGCAGGATCTGGAAACAAAGTGATTTCGGCAGATGAAGGCGGAATTCGTTTTTGGTTACGTCATTTTAAAAGTAAATGGATACCTGTAAAAGATGTGGTTCTTGTTAATAAAGACGCATTAAAAACAACAAGCGGAACAGCAAATATGACTTTCTCTTTGAAAGATTATATTCCGTCTAACCAATTACAAGAAAATCATTTTTATCAACTTAGAGTCACTTTTACTTCTAGCGATGGAGATATGTATGAAGATGAAATTCTTCCTTTAGAAATAGTTTCTAAGTAA
- a CDS encoding RagB/SusD family nutrient uptake outer membrane protein: MNKIKISTKYNKTAKLLVIFIVVFTTLNFQSCAELDPDPLEFNLPPEVFSNLDEMDKGISGIYSKIVNASRWTTFYAPAWAGDDMTTWASGNKADFREFDQRNVQASNSRLLSNWNAILDVINTTNSVLDRSKGLENLAVDQDLLNRYIGETHFIRGIMFYQLARVHGRIPLPLTTIPDPNISRATQLEVFQQIEADLLEAEKRLPNVYPSLKEGASRPNKGSAKSILARLYMDWAGFPLKDNSKYTDAANIAKTVIDNASTYKFGLVDDLENLWTVAGRFNNESVFTLTYCNSCGDDRIANWKYGIVGLNDSAGGWSETFGEIKFYEDFPTGPRKEATYRMDLDWRNFSSAKDQKSPIFKKIAGPKGDLPNSFITNRNDFFMRYAEVLLIYAEASARSGAVTADSWEALNKIRRRASGLPFATPDATVDLSSGDLAELAFTERKWEFAGEYLRWYDLMRLERVQEVLGNRTPSGTIAEHNQIAGSLSTDNYFSPIPAEALNNNPNLGN; encoded by the coding sequence ATGAACAAAATAAAAATAAGTACAAAATATAATAAAACCGCTAAGTTATTAGTAATTTTTATAGTTGTTTTTACTACCTTAAATTTTCAAAGCTGTGCAGAATTAGATCCAGATCCTTTAGAATTTAATTTACCTCCAGAAGTATTTTCTAATTTAGATGAAATGGACAAAGGAATATCTGGTATTTACAGTAAAATAGTAAATGCATCTAGATGGACTACTTTTTATGCTCCTGCTTGGGCGGGTGATGATATGACAACCTGGGCTTCTGGTAATAAAGCCGATTTTAGAGAGTTTGACCAAAGAAATGTACAAGCATCAAATAGTAGACTATTATCTAACTGGAATGCAATTTTAGATGTAATTAACACTACAAATTCAGTTTTAGACAGGTCTAAAGGTTTAGAAAATTTAGCAGTAGATCAAGATTTATTAAATAGATATATTGGCGAAACTCACTTTATAAGAGGTATTATGTTCTACCAGTTAGCTAGAGTTCATGGTAGAATTCCTCTACCACTAACTACAATTCCTGATCCAAATATTTCTAGAGCAACACAATTAGAAGTATTTCAACAAATAGAAGCAGATTTATTAGAAGCAGAAAAAAGATTACCTAATGTTTATCCAAGTTTAAAAGAAGGTGCTTCTAGACCTAATAAGGGTTCTGCTAAAAGTATTTTAGCTCGTTTATATATGGATTGGGCTGGTTTCCCTTTAAAAGACAACAGTAAATATACAGATGCAGCTAATATTGCTAAAACAGTTATAGATAATGCTAGTACATATAAATTTGGATTGGTAGATGACCTAGAAAACTTATGGACAGTTGCAGGCAGATTTAATAATGAATCTGTTTTTACACTTACTTATTGTAACTCTTGCGGTGATGATAGAATTGCAAATTGGAAATATGGAATTGTAGGTTTAAATGATAGTGCAGGTGGATGGAGTGAAACATTTGGTGAAATTAAATTTTATGAAGATTTCCCTACAGGACCTAGAAAAGAAGCTACATATAGAATGGATTTAGATTGGAGAAACTTTAGTTCTGCTAAAGATCAAAAAAGTCCTATTTTTAAAAAAATAGCAGGTCCAAAAGGAGATTTACCAAACTCATTTATTACCAATAGAAACGACTTCTTTATGCGTTATGCAGAAGTTTTATTAATCTATGCAGAAGCTTCTGCTAGATCAGGTGCTGTAACTGCAGATTCTTGGGAAGCATTAAATAAAATACGTCGTAGAGCATCTGGTTTACCATTTGCTACACCAGATGCTACCGTAGATCTATCTAGTGGCGATTTAGCTGAATTAGCGTTTACAGAACGTAAATGGGAGTTTGCAGGAGAATATTTAAGATGGTATGATTTAATGCGATTAGAACGTGTTCAAGAAGTACTAGGTAATAGAACTCCTTCAGGCACAATTGCAGAACATAATCAAATCGCTGGTAGTTTAAGTACTGATAATTATTTTTCTCCTATTCCTGCAGAAGCATTAAATAACAACCCTAATTTGGGTAATTAA
- a CDS encoding SMP-30/gluconolactonase/LRE family protein — translation MGYLEKVTDDFYKHVPKSTKIEIISEGYIWTEGPVWVPKEHCLLFSDVTENTNYKWTEKEGAKPFLKPSGYTGKTKKLQGSNGLFLDNNGYLILCQTGDRVIARYKGSFTKPMSNFEVIANNFEGKRFNAPNDLVVDKKGNIYFTDPNFGIEKGTKEIDYQGVYKIDIKGKVTLLTSKWKTPNGIGLSPDNSKLYIANSEPALFISYNLSQDGTLSNENIVLDMREALKKSIAKQLPDGMAVKKTELYFLQVLMVFL, via the coding sequence ATGGGATATTTAGAAAAAGTAACGGATGACTTTTACAAACACGTTCCAAAATCAACAAAAATAGAAATAATTTCTGAAGGTTATATTTGGACAGAAGGACCTGTTTGGGTACCTAAAGAACACTGTTTATTATTTTCTGATGTTACAGAAAATACCAATTATAAATGGACGGAAAAAGAAGGTGCAAAACCTTTTTTAAAACCAAGTGGGTATACTGGTAAAACAAAAAAACTACAAGGTTCTAATGGATTATTTTTAGATAATAATGGTTATTTAATTCTATGTCAAACAGGAGACAGAGTTATTGCTAGATATAAAGGGAGTTTTACAAAACCGATGTCTAACTTCGAAGTAATTGCCAATAATTTTGAAGGAAAAAGGTTTAATGCTCCTAATGATTTGGTAGTTGATAAAAAAGGAAATATTTATTTTACAGATCCTAATTTTGGAATAGAAAAAGGGACAAAAGAAATCGATTATCAAGGTGTTTATAAAATAGACATAAAAGGAAAAGTAACCTTGTTAACTTCTAAGTGGAAAACACCAAACGGAATAGGTTTATCTCCAGATAATTCAAAATTATATATTGCCAATTCTGAGCCTGCATTGTTTATTTCTTATAACCTTTCTCAAGATGGAACACTAAGTAATGAAAACATTGTTTTAGACATGAGAGAAGCTTTAAAGAAAAGTATTGCTAAACAATTGCCCGATGGAATGGCTGTAAAAAAGACGGAACTATATTTCTTACAGGTCCTGATGGTGTTTTTGTAA
- a CDS encoding SusC/RagA family TonB-linked outer membrane protein, whose amino-acid sequence MKQQITKLISKSFLLVLLLTLMSAQNSYSQKTITGTVSDENKMPIPGVSILKKGTTTGTTTDFDGNFTLSASTEDILIFSFLGYAAQNITVKEQTVINVVLAEDASQLEEIVVIGYGTAKKSDITGSVSQVTAKSFKDAPVVRVENALQGRASGITVSGGGQPGADIKVRVRGVNSVTGNNNPLVVVDGVFGGDLKSLNPDDISSMEVLKDASALAVYGSRGSNGVILVTTKKGKSDKTKFTVSQFASVSSFAKKIDKLNSGQFARVLNNEASDQNNLPFTTQQIANLDANPIDYEDLISQTGIGSNTQVSMSGRSDKINYFVSGNYLTQEGTQINTNYKRGSFRANLGIEVNDRLNIGFNVYGSREYTLNNQDAFARFNGSILLKALTWDPTSPVRDANGNYIYRTSNANNGYNPIYNLTESKDEVIGDRLNATLNLNYKINDNFTYTLITNATRYNGNTESFRWEKDPAQGVGSSFNILYYNNYKQTTHQISNILNWKKSFNKHNLDITGVYEFQGAVSKTNAYSAFDVNVPSFYHGDNSNNEFFTNGGARTSIQSYLGRVNYNFDNTIYLTGSLRVDESSKFLKGNRTGYFPSLAAAYSLNKLKFIEDGEFLSNLKLRAGWGQVGNENINALASSSITNDSGLYSFDGNTAQTGQTLIQIGNPDLTWETTTQINAGVDFGILQGRFTGSLDYYKKTTKDLLLQTTVTGTLYRKYENVGEVENKGLDISLSGDIIRNDNFNWNTSLNVSLLKNKVIALNGDLNQIPGNNLVIGGSQARVDVIKVGEPIGTFNGYTFLGTWKTNETALAATFDRVPGDPKYLRDENGEFVLGPIGNGLPTTSWGFNNSFTYKDWNFNIFITGATGFDVYNFVSAALNGGAAAFRDNLSPSRYNTWTAANETEIPRNGASNLLNSSRWIEDGSFIRLSNVKLGYNLKNLIKGVSKLEVYASGQNVFLITNYSGYDPEVSSTPITSDPGISAPVDGGAGLDQGAYPNPRTFTLGLKLEF is encoded by the coding sequence ATGAAACAGCAAATTACTAAACTAATAAGTAAGAGTTTCTTGTTAGTGTTATTACTAACATTAATGAGTGCACAAAACTCCTATTCACAAAAAACCATCACAGGAACAGTTAGTGATGAAAACAAAATGCCTATTCCTGGTGTAAGTATTCTTAAAAAAGGAACAACAACGGGTACAACAACAGATTTTGATGGTAATTTTACCCTTTCAGCATCTACCGAAGATATTCTTATCTTTTCTTTTTTAGGATATGCAGCACAAAATATTACAGTAAAAGAACAAACAGTAATTAATGTTGTTCTTGCTGAAGATGCAAGCCAGTTAGAAGAAATTGTAGTAATCGGTTATGGTACTGCTAAAAAGAGTGATATTACAGGATCTGTATCACAAGTAACTGCTAAATCCTTTAAAGACGCACCCGTTGTTCGTGTTGAAAATGCATTACAAGGTAGGGCTTCTGGAATAACTGTATCTGGAGGCGGGCAACCTGGGGCAGATATAAAAGTAAGAGTAAGAGGGGTTAACTCTGTTACAGGTAATAATAACCCACTAGTAGTTGTAGATGGTGTTTTTGGAGGAGATTTAAAATCATTGAATCCAGATGACATTTCTTCTATGGAAGTCTTAAAAGATGCATCTGCTTTAGCTGTATATGGCTCTAGAGGTTCCAATGGAGTTATTTTAGTAACTACCAAAAAAGGAAAAAGTGATAAAACTAAATTTACTGTAAGTCAGTTTGCATCCGTGTCTTCTTTTGCAAAGAAAATTGATAAGTTAAATTCTGGTCAATTTGCTAGAGTTTTAAATAATGAAGCATCCGATCAAAACAACCTTCCTTTTACAACTCAACAAATTGCTAATTTAGATGCAAACCCTATTGATTACGAAGATTTAATATCACAAACGGGTATTGGATCCAATACACAAGTATCTATGAGCGGTCGTTCAGACAAAATAAATTATTTTGTTTCTGGTAACTATTTAACACAAGAAGGTACACAAATTAATACCAATTATAAAAGAGGTTCTTTTAGAGCTAATTTAGGTATTGAAGTAAATGACAGGTTAAATATTGGTTTCAATGTTTATGGAAGTAGAGAATATACTTTAAACAACCAAGATGCTTTTGCGCGTTTTAATGGTAGTATTTTACTAAAAGCACTAACCTGGGATCCTACTTCTCCTGTAAGAGATGCAAACGGAAATTATATTTACAGAACTAGTAATGCAAATAATGGATATAACCCAATCTATAATTTAACGGAAAGTAAAGATGAGGTTATAGGAGATCGTTTAAATGCAACTTTAAATCTAAATTATAAAATTAATGATAATTTTACCTACACATTAATAACAAATGCAACAAGATATAATGGAAATACAGAATCTTTTAGATGGGAAAAAGACCCTGCACAGGGTGTTGGATCTAGTTTTAATATTTTATATTATAATAATTATAAACAGACTACGCATCAAATTAGTAACATTCTAAATTGGAAAAAATCTTTTAATAAACACAATTTAGATATAACAGGAGTCTATGAATTTCAGGGTGCTGTTTCTAAAACCAATGCTTATAGTGCATTTGATGTTAATGTTCCTAGTTTTTACCATGGAGACAATAGTAATAACGAATTTTTCACCAATGGAGGTGCTAGAACTTCTATTCAATCTTATTTAGGACGTGTTAATTATAATTTTGATAACACAATATACCTTACAGGTTCTTTAAGAGTAGATGAATCTTCTAAATTTCTAAAAGGAAATAGAACAGGTTATTTCCCTTCTCTTGCTGCTGCTTATAGCTTAAATAAATTAAAATTTATTGAAGATGGAGAATTTTTATCTAATTTAAAATTAAGAGCAGGATGGGGACAAGTTGGTAATGAAAACATTAATGCACTTGCCTCTTCTTCTATTACGAATGATTCTGGTTTGTATTCTTTTGATGGTAATACAGCTCAGACCGGGCAAACGTTAATTCAAATAGGAAACCCAGATTTAACTTGGGAAACCACAACTCAAATTAATGCAGGTGTAGATTTTGGTATTCTTCAAGGACGTTTTACGGGGTCTTTAGATTATTATAAAAAAACAACTAAAGATCTTTTATTACAAACAACTGTTACAGGTACTTTATATCGAAAATATGAAAATGTTGGTGAGGTAGAAAATAAAGGTTTAGACATTTCTCTTTCTGGTGATATTATTAGAAATGATAACTTTAATTGGAATACCTCACTTAATGTTTCTCTCTTAAAAAATAAAGTTATAGCACTAAATGGAGATTTAAATCAAATCCCTGGTAATAACTTAGTAATTGGAGGTTCACAAGCTAGAGTAGATGTTATAAAGGTGGGAGAACCAATAGGTACATTTAACGGATATACTTTTTTAGGAACTTGGAAAACAAATGAAACAGCATTAGCCGCTACTTTTGATCGTGTTCCTGGTGATCCAAAATATTTAAGAGATGAAAACGGAGAATTCGTTTTAGGTCCTATTGGTAATGGTTTACCAACAACTTCTTGGGGCTTTAATAATAGTTTTACGTATAAAGATTGGAATTTTAATATCTTTATTACTGGTGCTACCGGATTTGATGTTTATAATTTTGTTTCTGCAGCATTAAACGGAGGAGCTGCTGCTTTTAGAGATAATCTATCCCCTTCTAGATACAATACTTGGACAGCTGCTAACGAAACGGAAATTCCTAGAAATGGTGCTAGCAACCTTTTAAATTCATCTAGGTGGATTGAAGATGGTAGTTTCATTAGATTAAGTAATGTTAAGTTAGGTTACAATCTAAAAAACTTAATAAAAGGTGTTAGTAAACTAGAAGTTTATGCAAGTGGGCAAAACGTATTCCTTATAACTAATTATTCTGGATATGATCCAGAAGTATCTTCTACCCCAATAACATCTGACCCTGGAATTTCTGCGCCTGTAGATGGTGGTGCCGGATTAGATCAAGGTGCATATCCAAACCCAAGAACATTTACGTTAGGGCTAAAATTAGAGTTTTAA
- a CDS encoding DUF6786 family protein: MDILQSGKNTVRVLLFILLMILVMNCKENIKERNFGEALEKLQTIEGLEVLQSGESMIAVSGKYQGRIFTSSSNGLEGKSYGWINWDLITDKKDQITMARLGGESRVWFGPEYGKFATFFEQNKRQEGEDIKVQEDLNSKQFKKVSSSKKSITYQADLQIVNANNYLFKINTKRKISILDRKTINTDLKISSDIDISVVGFSAETWLKNIDSIQWTKDKGLLSIWEIGSILTSVDTKVIIPLEKPLDSLKTYFGTKEKTRYQIKNNTLFYKSDAQLLGKIGIPPENTKNIMGSYSRKNNLLTIVTFNFKNDGDYLNCFPKNTAPYDGDVINIFNGEVNKSLGYNWPFYEFESLSSSKELKPQEEIYHKQTTYHIEADFVELNLISKKLLGIDLNEIPVF; the protein is encoded by the coding sequence ATGGATATTTTACAAAGTGGTAAAAATACTGTGAGGGTTTTATTATTTATTTTATTGATGATATTAGTTATGAATTGTAAAGAAAATATTAAAGAAAGAAATTTTGGAGAAGCGTTAGAAAAATTACAAACTATTGAAGGTTTGGAAGTTTTACAATCTGGAGAATCTATGATTGCTGTTTCTGGTAAATACCAAGGAAGAATATTTACAAGTTCTTCTAATGGTTTAGAAGGTAAAAGTTATGGTTGGATTAATTGGGATTTGATTACTGATAAAAAAGACCAAATAACAATGGCAAGATTGGGTGGTGAAAGTAGAGTTTGGTTTGGCCCTGAATATGGTAAATTTGCTACTTTCTTTGAGCAGAATAAAAGGCAAGAAGGAGAGGATATAAAAGTGCAAGAAGATTTAAATTCTAAGCAATTTAAAAAAGTAAGTAGTTCTAAAAAATCGATAACATATCAAGCTGATTTACAGATTGTAAATGCTAACAATTATCTATTTAAAATAAATACAAAACGAAAAATTTCTATTCTAGATAGAAAAACAATTAATACTGATTTAAAAATATCTTCGGATATTGATATTTCTGTAGTAGGTTTTAGTGCAGAAACTTGGTTGAAAAATATCGATTCCATTCAATGGACTAAAGACAAAGGGCTTTTATCTATTTGGGAAATAGGAAGTATATTAACATCTGTAGATACCAAAGTTATTATTCCTTTAGAAAAACCTTTAGATAGTTTAAAAACATATTTCGGTACCAAAGAAAAAACTAGATATCAAATAAAAAATAATACACTTTTTTACAAGAGTGATGCTCAATTATTAGGGAAAATAGGAATTCCACCAGAAAATACTAAGAATATTATGGGAAGTTATTCTCGTAAAAACAATTTGCTAACCATTGTTACTTTCAATTTTAAAAATGATGGTGATTACTTAAATTGTTTTCCAAAAAACACTGCTCCTTACGATGGAGATGTAATTAATATTTTTAATGGCGAAGTAAATAAATCTTTGGGCTACAATTGGCCATTTTATGAGTTTGAATCTTTATCATCATCCAAAGAATTAAAACCACAAGAAGAAATATATCATAAACAAACTACTTATCATATAGAAGCAGATTTTGTTGAGTTAAATTTAATTTCAAAAAAACTATTAGGTATTGACCTAAATGAAATTCCTGTTTTTTAA
- a CDS encoding helix-turn-helix domain-containing protein, giving the protein MFNDITAKDVGGKMVSMKKMSPTLRLIEFIKLLHELSLEKYEVLSLGARFNVNSLVSDRIKNIIDFVDKNYQNKIDAAQLGDLVFMTPVSFSKFFKKTFNKTFTAYLNEYRVSKACELLKESETSVEQIAFETGYPNLSFFHRKFKLFTNKTPAQYRATFFK; this is encoded by the coding sequence ATGTTTAATGATATTACTGCAAAAGATGTAGGTGGTAAAATGGTTTCAATGAAAAAAATGTCACCAACACTTAGGCTAATAGAATTTATAAAATTACTTCATGAATTATCTTTAGAAAAATATGAAGTACTAAGTTTAGGAGCACGTTTTAATGTGAATTCTTTGGTTTCAGATAGAATTAAAAATATTATCGATTTTGTGGATAAAAACTATCAAAACAAAATTGATGCTGCGCAATTAGGTGATTTAGTTTTTATGACTCCAGTTTCTTTTTCTAAGTTTTTTAAAAAGACATTTAATAAAACGTTTACTGCCTATTTAAATGAATATAGAGTTAGTAAAGCTTGTGAATTATTAAAAGAATCTGAAACCTCGGTAGAACAAATAGCTTTTGAAACAGGTTATCCAAATCTTTCTTTTTTCCATAGAAAATTCAAGCTATTTACAAATAAAACGCCTGCTCAGTATAGAGCAACATTCTTCAAATAA